A genomic window from Macaca mulatta isolate MMU2019108-1 chromosome 19, T2T-MMU8v2.0, whole genome shotgun sequence includes:
- the LOC144337154 gene encoding uncharacterized protein LOC144337154 isoform X2: protein MLLAMLSSEMMLCPSRPVASDWPLLASGEENLLPERVLSSGVLPTLYSVHNGNFQLSAPTMCLTSSFCEGVCPVAVGKGLWCVHYPRGSHCLWAPALPGPLVPLERMPEPQLRSELCTSPSVALLGSHSPGTNSSLWAKDKKQ, encoded by the exons ATGCTTCTTGCCATGCTCTCCTCTGAAATGATGCTCTGCCCTAGCAGACCTGTG GCCTCTGACTGGCCTCTGCTGGCCTCGGGTGAAGAGAACCTTCTACCAGAACGTGTCCTCTCCAGCGGTGTTCTTCCAACCCTCTACAGTGTGCACAATGGGAACTTCCAG CTGTCTGCACCCACCATGTGCCTCACCTCCTCCTTCTGCGAAGGTGTCTGTCCTGTGGCCGTGGGGAAGGGTCTGTGGTGTGTGCACTACCCTCGGGGCTCTCACTGCCTCTGGGCTCCTGCTCTGCCTGGTCCCCTGGTCCCCCTGGAACGCATGCCAGAACCACAGCTGAGGAGTGAGCTCTGCACTTCCCCCTCTGTGGCCCTGTTGGGCTCCCACAGCCCAGGAACCA ACTCCTCACTTTGGGCAAAGGACAAGAAGCAGTGA
- the LOC144337154 gene encoding uncharacterized protein LOC144337154 isoform X1, with translation MHEKEGRTAEEHSGVSCQASDWPLLASGEENLLPERVLSSGVLPTLYSVHNGNFQLSAPTMCLTSSFCEGVCPVAVGKGLWCVHYPRGSHCLWAPALPGPLVPLERMPEPQLRSELCTSPSVALLGSHSPGTSEQLGGCIRPSPPCWAGDSSLWAKDKKQ, from the exons ATGCATGAGAAGGAGGGCAGAACAGCTGAGGAGCATTCTGGGGTCTCCTGCCAG GCCTCTGACTGGCCTCTGCTGGCCTCGGGTGAAGAGAACCTTCTACCAGAACGTGTCCTCTCCAGCGGTGTTCTTCCAACCCTCTACAGTGTGCACAATGGGAACTTCCAG CTGTCTGCACCCACCATGTGCCTCACCTCCTCCTTCTGCGAAGGTGTCTGTCCTGTGGCCGTGGGGAAGGGTCTGTGGTGTGTGCACTACCCTCGGGGCTCTCACTGCCTCTGGGCTCCTGCTCTGCCTGGTCCCCTGGTCCCCCTGGAACGCATGCCAGAACCACAGCTGAGGAGTGAGCTCTGCACTTCCCCCTCTGTGGCCCTGTTGGGCTCCCACAGCCCAGGAACCAGTGAGCAACTTGGGGGTTGCATCaggccctcccctccctgctgggCTGGCG ACTCCTCACTTTGGGCAAAGGACAAGAAGCAGTGA
- the LOC144336777 gene encoding uncharacterized protein LOC144336777 → MLLLCHIILQCGHLNMQPGLMDKARVQLKGFKYEPGHPDKVIPVLGPLWGWGQLPGAEGGCVPQPSRIHTCTCSHNTHRNTPVFTQAHSPHSRAHTHREGTHTETAVFAHTHAHTGKHVYRHTLIALACTLIYTSMCTEATHHTHIHQVCSEAHSPHSHTQVCTEATHHTHTSVHRSNSPHSHTQVCTEATHHTHKVCAKQLTTLTYTSVHRSTLTTLTYTSVHRSNSPHSYTQVCTEAQSPHSHTQVCTEATHHTHIHQVCSEAHSPHSHTQVCTEATHHTHIHKCAQKQLTTLTHTSVHRSNSPHSHTQVCTEATHHTHTYKCAQKQLTTLTKCVQSNSLHSHTQVCTEATHHTHTYKCAQKHSHHTHIHKCAQKQLTTLIHKCVHRSNSPHSHIQVCTEATHHTHIHKCAQKQLTTLTHTSVHRSNSPHSQSVCKATHYTHIHKCAQKQLTTLTHTSVHRSTVTTLTYTSVHRSNSPHSYTSVCTEATHHTHIHKCAQKQLTTLTKCVQSNSLHSHTQVCTEATHHTHIHKCAQKHSHHTHIHKCAQKQLTTLTHTSVHRSTVTTLTYTSVHRSNSPHSHIQVCTEAHSPHSHTQVCTEATHHTHTHKCAQKHTHHTHIHTHTHRQAHVHTHRYKHKAHRYTFIQREGKGRREGGRKEGREREGKGRKGRGKERN, encoded by the exons ATGCTCCTCCTCTGCCACATCATCCTCCAGTGTGGCCATCTGAACATGCAGCCTGGCCTCATGGATAAAGCCAGAGTCCAGCTCAAAGGCTTCAAGTATGAGCCAGGTCACCCTGACAAAGTGATCCCTGTGCTAGGCCCGCTGTGGGGATGGGGACAGTTACCAGGTGCTGAAGGGGGCTGCGTCCCTCAGCCCTCGagaatacacacatgcacatgctcACATAACACACACAGGAACACGCCTGTGTTCACACAGGCACACTCACCACAttcacgtgcacacacacacagggaaggcacacacacagaaacagctGTGTTtgcccacacacatgcacacacaggtaaACATGTCTACAGGCACACACTCATCGCACTTGCATGCACACTCATATACACAAGTATGTGCACAGAAGCAACTCACCACACTCACATACACCAG GTGTGCTCAGAAGCACACTCACCACATTCACATACACAAGTGTGCACAGAAGCAACTCACCACACTCACACAAGTGTGCACAGAAGCAACTcaccacactcacatacacaagTGTGCACAGAAGCAACTCACCACACTCACAAAGTGTGTGCAAAGCAACTCACTACACTCACATACACAAGTGTGCACAGAAGCACACTcaccacactcacatacacaagTGTGCACAGAAGCAACTCaccacactcatacacacaaGTGTGCACAGAAGCACAGTcaccacactcacatacacaagTGTGCACAGAAGCAACTCACCACACTCACATACACCAGGTGTGCTCAGAAGCACACTCACCACATTCACATACACAAGTGTGCACAGAAGCAACTcaccacactcacatacacaagTGTGCACAGAAGCAACTcaccacactcacacatacaaGTGTGCACAGAAGCAACTcaccacactcacatacacaagTGTGCACAGAAGCAACTcaccacactcacacatacaaGTGTGCACAGAAGCAACTCACCACACTCACAAAGTGTGTGCAAAGCAACTCACTACACTCACATACACAAGTGTGCACAGAAGCAACTcaccacactcacacatacaaGTGTGCACAGAAGCACAGTcaccacactcacatacacaagTGTGCACAGAAGCAACTCACCACACTCATACACAAGTGTGTGCACAGAAGCAACTcaccacactcacacatacaaGTGTGCACAGAAGCAACTcaccacactcacatacacaagTGTGCACAGAAGCAACTcaccacactcacacatacaaGTGTGCACAGAAGCAACTCACCACACTCACAAAGTGTGTGCAAAGCAACTCACTACACTCACATACACAAGTGTGCACAGAAGCAACTcaccacactcacacatacaaGTGTGCACAGAAGCACAGTcaccacactcacatacacaagTGTGCACAGAAGCAACTCACCACACTCATACACAAGTGTGTGCACAGAAGCAACTcaccacactcacatacacaagTGTGCACAGAAGCAACTCACCACACTCACAAAGTGTGTGCAAAGCAACTCACTACACTCACATACACAAGTGTGCACAGAAGCAACTcaccacactcacatacacaagTGTGCACAGAAGCACAGTcaccacactcacatacacaagTGTGCACAGAAGCAACTcaccacactcacacatacaaGTGTGCACAGAAGCACAGTcaccacactcacatacacaagTGTGCACAGAAGCAACTcaccacactcacacatacaaGTGTGCACAGAAGCACACTcaccacactcacatacacaagTGTGCACAGAAGCAActcaccacactcacacacacaagtGTGCACAGAAGCACACTcaccacactcacatacacactcatacacataggCAAGCCCATGTGCACACTCACAGATACAAACACAAGGCACACAGGTACACTTTCATACAAAGGGAAGgcaaggggaggagggagggagggaggaaggaagggagggaaagggaagggaagggaaggaaaggaagaggaaaggaaa ggaattag